The DNA region CTGACACAAAACTCGTCGTTCAATCATAACCTAGCAAATGTGGGCAATAGTGGCTCAGAATTATCTTTTGCAAAGGCGGTTCGCCGCGCAGCCCCAGCTGTAGCAAACATTTATAGCCTTAGTATTGATCAGCGTAACCCACTTAATACCAGTTCACTCCAAGGTCTAGGCTCTGGAGTACTTATGAGTAAAGAAGGCTATGTGCTGACGAATTACCATGTGATCAAAAAAGCCGATGAAATTGTTATTGCGCTGCAAGATGGACGTAAATTTACTGCTGAAGTCGTTGGTTCCGATCCTGAAACTGATTTAGCCGTATTAAAAATTGAAGGTGACAATTTACCTATCGTACCCGTTAACCTAGATAAACCAGCTCAAGTAGGTGATGTCGTATTAGCAATTGGTAATCCGTATAATATTGGCCAAACTATTACCCAAGGAATTATCAGTGCAACAGGACGTAGCGGCTTAAGTTCAGGCTATTTAGACTTCTTACAGACAGATGCTGCCATTAATGCAGGCAATTCAGGTGGTGCATTAATCGATACCGGTGGTGAATTAATTGGTATCAACACTGCGGCATTTCAGGTAGGTGGAGATAATGGCGGTAATGGAATTAGCTTTGCGATCCCAATAAAGCTAGCCCACAGTATTATGGATAAATTGATTAAGCATGGCCGGGTTATCCGTGGTGCGTTAGGTATTTCAGGCGAGCCATTAAATCCTGTAATGGCGCAGATACTCAACCTTCCGGATTTGAAAGGGGTATTAGTAACAGGTATTGATCCTGACGGACCGGCTGCTCGCGCACGTTTGATGCCTAGAGATGTTATAACTCAATATAATGATGAAGATGTTCCTGGTGTTGAAATGTTAATGGACAGAATTGCAGAAACAACACCTGGCACCAAGGTGAATATGACCATTATACGTGAAGGTAAACAACAAATACTGCCAGTGATTATTACTGAAAAAGTCACTATGCCAGAGTAGATGCCTCCTCAAAAATAGCAAAAAAGCCATTCATTTGAATGGCTTTTTTTAGTCATAATCAATAGTGATGATTATTTCACTCGAACAATTTAATACAACTATTTGACTCGAACGACTTCAGCACCCAAGCCTTGGAACTTAGCTTCTATATGCTCGTAACCACGATCAAGATGATAAATACGATCAACAGTTGTAATACCATCCGCTACTAAGCCAGCAATAACTAAGCTGGCAGAAGCACGTAAATCTGTCGCCATCACTTGTGCGCCATTTAAGCGTTCAATCCCATGAATAATGCAAGTATTCCCTTCCAGTTCTATGTTAGCTCCCATACGGCTTAACTCAGGTACATGCATAAAACGATTCTCAAAAATCGTTTCAGTAACACGACCCGTACCTTCAGCAAGTGCATTTAACACACAAAATTGCGCTTGCATATCTGTCGGAAATGCTGGGTAAGGGGCAGTTTTAATGTTAACGGATTTTGGACGTTGACCTTTCATATCAAGTTCAATCCAATCGTCACCCGTTGTTATCTCCGCGCCGGCATCTTCAAGCTTAGATAAAACCGCTTCTAATGCACTTGGATCTGCAGATACACAGCGAATTTTGCCACGAGTGACTGCAGCAGCAACAAGAAATGAACCCGTTTCGATGCGATCAGGCATCACACGATATTCACACCCCGTTAAACGCTCTACACCTTCAATCTTTAATGTTGCTGTACCTACACCAGTGATTTTTGCCCCCATAGCAATTAGGCAGTGGACTAAATCTGTGACTTCTGGCTCGCGAGCAGCATTTTCAATAACCGTAGTGCCGTCTGCTAATGCTGCTGCCATAAGCAAGTTTTCAGTGGCACCTACGCTAACCATATCCATAAAGATATGTGCGCCTTTTAGGCGGCCATCAACACGGGCTTTAATGTAGCCTTCTTTGACTTCAATCTTAGCGCCCATTAACTCTAAACCGTGCAAATGTAGATTAACGGGACGTGCACCAATAGCACAACCGCCAGGTAATGAAACATCTGCCGTGCCATAACGAGCAAGCAAAGGCCCTAAAATAAGAATAGAAGCACGCATTGTTTTAACTAAATCATAAGGTGCACAGTATTCATTTAAATTAGTGGTTGAAATGCGAATACGGCTCCCACCTAAATCTTCAACCTCAGCACCTAAACAACGTAGTAATTCGCAACTGGTGATCACGTCACGAAGGTTAGGTACATTTGATACAATAAAATCTGTTTCCGCGAGTACGCCAGCCATTAAAATAGGCAATGCTGCGTTTTTTGCACCAGAGATCACGACTTCACCAGTTAAAGGCTTACTGGCTTTTATAGTTAATTTATCCACAGTGAGTCTCTGTTGTTACATATTGAAAAGTTTTTCACGCTTCCACTGAGTCGGCGTAAAAGTTTTAATCGTTAATGCGTGCAATTCGCCGTTGGCAATTTGTTCAGCTAAAGGGGCATAAATCGCCTGTTGCTGCTTTACGCGGCTCATGCCGTCAAAACATTCGCCAACGGCAACCACTTTATAATGGCTGCCATCTGTGGTCACATGCGCTTCAGTAAGCGATAATGCTTCTGTTAAAATTTGTTCAATAACGTTACATTCCATGAAATCAATTACCTTTACTATTCGATACAAAATTTAGTTAAAAAAAGCGCTTAAATCATAAAGCTCAATTATTTTTTTGAGCTGATCACTTGGGTTTACCAATTGACGTAACACATTTGTTTCATGACCATCTGAAACATGTAGTGTGATAAACGCGACTAACAATGCAACACCTGCACTGTCAGCATATTCTAAGGATGATAAGTCTATCACTTGAGTTGATGCAGTAAACAATTCATGACGTTTAGGCCACAATTGTTTCACCTCATCTTGCGTTAAACGGCCGCTGACGATGCAACGTTGCTCTTGTTGATTAAAGGTAATCACGCCGCCACAGCTTCTTTTTTTGGTTCGCGATCAATTTTCTGCTGGGTTTTATCATTCAGCATGGTAATCACAGCTTCAATACCTTGTTGGCGAATTAAATTAGATATCTCAGATTGTTTAGTGGCTAATAAGCTCACACCTTCTGCGATTAAATCAAATGCTTTCCAAGAATCGTCTTTCAAACGACGCGTTTTAAATTGAATTTTAATCGGTGGACGCCCTTGCTCAATAACCTGAACGTTAACCTCCACAATTTTTTCATTACTAAAGTCACTTGACGGATCAAAGGCGACAGTTTGATTTGTGTATTCTGTTAATGCCTGCGCATAGGTTGCTACTAAATATCCTTCAAATGCATCAACAAAACGATTACGCTGATCAACAGTAGTATCTTTTAAATACTGCCCCATCACTTTATAAGCGGCATATTTATAATCAACGTAAGGCATAAGCTCTTCACGAACAATGACTTTTAGGTAACCTAAATCATTATTGATTAATTCTTTATCTGTTTTAAATCGATCAAAAGTCATATTCGCGACTTGCTGGATCATGACATAAGGATCATGAGTGTTCACCTCATCATTAGCCGCTACCGCAGCTTGACTGATAACAGCACTGCCAAATAGACCTAAAGCAATAACACGACAAAAAAACGTTTTCATAATAGCGTTCCTATTTACCTTTAGACGACATACTAAATAAAAGCTGACCAATTAAATCTTCTAAAACCAATGCTCCGTGTGTGTCTTCTACTTTATCCCCATCGGCAAGCATCGAAATGTCATCGTCCATAAACCCAGGTGTTAAGCCAATAAATTGTTCCCCAAGCAACCCAGAAGTCAAAATAGCTAAACTGCTTGTTTCGGGGAATTGATTGTAACGTTTGTCTATTGTTAAGGTTACAATCGGCTCTAGTTTCTTACTATCAAGGGTAATATCAGTCACACGACCAATCACTACACCACCGACTTTGACGGGTGAACGTACTTTTAAGCCGCCAATATTATTAAACTCAGCCACTAATGCATAAGTCTGGTCATTAGATTTCACTTCAATATTAGCTACGTTGAATACTAATACGCAAAATGCCAATAAACCTGACAATAAAAACACGCCCACCAATAATTCTACTTTCCGTGTCAACATACTCTTAAACCACTTTAGTTAATCTAAACAATGAAAAAATCTTAATTTCCGAACATGATTGCCGTAAGCAAAAAGTCCAACGCTAAAACAGCTAAGCTTGCCTGCACAACCGTTGAGGTTGTCGCACGACTAATGCCTTCTGGGTTTGGTTGAACTTCATAACCTCTATACAAGGCTATCCATGTCACCACCACACCAAAAACAACACTTTTTATCAAACTGTTAACAATATCTTTTCGCCACTCAACAGATGCTTCCAGAATAGACCAAAACGCACCACTATCAATACCTTTCCATTCAACACCCACTAAGTAGCCGCCCCAAATACCCACTAAACTAAACATTATCGCCAGTAATGGCATGCTGATAACACCAGCCCAAAAACGCGGTGCAATAATTTGTCTTAACGGATCTATCGCCATCATTTCTAGACTCGACAATTGCTCTGTT from Shewanella polaris includes:
- a CDS encoding MlaC/ttg2D family ABC transporter substrate-binding protein; its protein translation is MKTFFCRVIALGLFGSAVISQAAVAANDEVNTHDPYVMIQQVANMTFDRFKTDKELINNDLGYLKVIVREELMPYVDYKYAAYKVMGQYLKDTTVDQRNRFVDAFEGYLVATYAQALTEYTNQTVAFDPSSDFSNEKIVEVNVQVIEQGRPPIKIQFKTRRLKDDSWKAFDLIAEGVSLLATKQSEISNLIRQQGIEAVITMLNDKTQQKIDREPKKEAVAA
- a CDS encoding BolA family protein gives rise to the protein MECNVIEQILTEALSLTEAHVTTDGSHYKVVAVGECFDGMSRVKQQQAIYAPLAEQIANGELHALTIKTFTPTQWKREKLFNM
- the mlaE gene encoding lipid asymmetry maintenance ABC transporter permease subunit MlaE; this encodes MGVIDYVADIGSYVLKLVSGYGRAGIMLWRAIVRVPNIKKGTPLIIKQVYVLGVRSMVIILVSGLFIGMVLALQGYNILVDFGTEESLGPMVALSLLRELGPVVAALLFAGRAGSALTAEIGLMKSTEQLSSLEMMAIDPLRQIIAPRFWAGVISMPLLAIMFSLVGIWGGYLVGVEWKGIDSGAFWSILEASVEWRKDIVNSLIKSVVFGVVVTWIALYRGYEVQPNPEGISRATTSTVVQASLAVLALDFLLTAIMFGN
- the degS gene encoding outer membrane-stress sensor serine endopeptidase DegS, which gives rise to MNLKDTSIYIIKAVVFGLIMAAVFLVITTLTQNSSFNHNLANVGNSGSELSFAKAVRRAAPAVANIYSLSIDQRNPLNTSSLQGLGSGVLMSKEGYVLTNYHVIKKADEIVIALQDGRKFTAEVVGSDPETDLAVLKIEGDNLPIVPVNLDKPAQVGDVVLAIGNPYNIGQTITQGIISATGRSGLSSGYLDFLQTDAAINAGNSGGALIDTGGELIGINTAAFQVGGDNGGNGISFAIPIKLAHSIMDKLIKHGRVIRGALGISGEPLNPVMAQILNLPDLKGVLVTGIDPDGPAARARLMPRDVITQYNDEDVPGVEMLMDRIAETTPGTKVNMTIIREGKQQILPVIITEKVTMPE
- a CDS encoding STAS domain-containing protein, which translates into the protein MITFNQQEQRCIVSGRLTQDEVKQLWPKRHELFTASTQVIDLSSLEYADSAGVALLVAFITLHVSDGHETNVLRQLVNPSDQLKKIIELYDLSAFFN
- the mlaD gene encoding outer membrane lipid asymmetry maintenance protein MlaD — translated: MLTRKVELLVGVFLLSGLLAFCVLVFNVANIEVKSNDQTYALVAEFNNIGGLKVRSPVKVGGVVIGRVTDITLDSKKLEPIVTLTIDKRYNQFPETSSLAILTSGLLGEQFIGLTPGFMDDDISMLADGDKVEDTHGALVLEDLIGQLLFSMSSKGK
- the murA gene encoding UDP-N-acetylglucosamine 1-carboxyvinyltransferase, whose translation is MDKLTIKASKPLTGEVVISGAKNAALPILMAGVLAETDFIVSNVPNLRDVITSCELLRCLGAEVEDLGGSRIRISTTNLNEYCAPYDLVKTMRASILILGPLLARYGTADVSLPGGCAIGARPVNLHLHGLELMGAKIEVKEGYIKARVDGRLKGAHIFMDMVSVGATENLLMAAALADGTTVIENAAREPEVTDLVHCLIAMGAKITGVGTATLKIEGVERLTGCEYRVMPDRIETGSFLVAAAVTRGKIRCVSADPSALEAVLSKLEDAGAEITTGDDWIELDMKGQRPKSVNIKTAPYPAFPTDMQAQFCVLNALAEGTGRVTETIFENRFMHVPELSRMGANIELEGNTCIIHGIERLNGAQVMATDLRASASLVIAGLVADGITTVDRIYHLDRGYEHIEAKFQGLGAEVVRVK